From a region of the Synechococcus sp. PCC 7502 genome:
- a CDS encoding ParA family protein has product MQEVWQVSLKHQLIDIYVQNPSSEWAEINISTSGLLNLTIVSDRFKGLSFSQRRDNLQNVLNQFKISQGFISLYTVEEARSLNLSVPPITNENSINSWQDLALLAANPQNQRPSLESELRTPRTITFYSFKGGVGRTTALTHVAWILAMRGRKVVAVDLDLEAPGLSTAFRLDPSPEFGIVDYFYERSYQPDGVEPNVLITKIFGEVTIPDATGRLFIVPAGALTLDYISKVDDLRAATILDNGETLWTLFRREIQEQLKPDVILVDSRTGINEWGALSLLQAADEAIIFLFPNEQNRQGIDLLLKSLNSFGKLSINFVFSPVPDLSETGMKKVTEIWKLLSDVIEKEPNMEQVNETDYEIADPFIVPYLPPIALADHYPVTGLLDYYNRIANLIDEDNNQKRLGEILNTKDSDERWRIIESLNFPALNAADPKANLIDLFQKTANFEKFLDGSTCLIKGRKGTGKTALYSLLLNHEPKAKELANGRLDAVTFFSGHGTFDQSRPSRDEFQFIHRQLGETGTWEALWRAYLILRLFQSRQLNLARGNNIEKFNNLRNTLSNLPIGRWQSEHTQALIQLTNDDNFRLIVKDALDLFGEQKIQINQTIWILYDDLDEDFSEKNGVREQALTGLFQLIQACDARRLTSVRFKIFIREDIWNRLNFDNKSHFNGRDLLLKWTRVDFLRLALRQAMQSRAFKNLVDMTSPIENIDTATEENLNKALDLLWGVRRRTGTKAKYVHRWVYERLSDLSGATFPRSLSVLLQGAKEHELSYKGQASLKSPSDRLIRGTSLERGLEKASEERCDAIRQEYPDLERFFESLEGVPALPTKEELYVVWQQSYLDSYPDFDNFSGFLSDIGLAKWREKEIRYGFADIYVYGFKMIRKGGR; this is encoded by the coding sequence ATGCAGGAAGTCTGGCAAGTATCGTTAAAGCATCAACTTATAGATATTTATGTACAGAACCCAAGTAGTGAATGGGCTGAAATAAATATTTCAACCTCTGGACTTTTAAATTTAACGATTGTAAGCGATCGCTTTAAGGGATTATCGTTCTCACAACGAAGAGATAATCTCCAAAATGTTCTTAATCAATTTAAAATATCTCAAGGTTTTATTTCCCTATACACAGTAGAAGAAGCGAGATCGTTGAATTTATCAGTACCTCCAATTACTAATGAAAATTCTATTAATAGTTGGCAAGATTTAGCTTTATTGGCAGCAAATCCCCAAAATCAAAGACCATCTTTAGAATCTGAACTTCGCACTCCTCGAACCATCACATTTTATTCTTTCAAAGGAGGCGTAGGACGAACAACAGCCTTAACTCATGTAGCTTGGATTTTGGCTATGAGAGGGCGGAAAGTGGTAGCTGTTGATTTAGATTTGGAAGCGCCTGGATTAAGTACGGCTTTTCGTTTAGATCCATCACCTGAATTTGGGATTGTGGATTATTTCTATGAGCGTTCTTATCAACCTGATGGAGTAGAGCCAAATGTTTTAATTACTAAAATATTTGGTGAAGTTACGATACCTGATGCAACGGGAAGACTTTTTATTGTTCCTGCGGGGGCTTTGACTCTAGACTACATTTCCAAGGTTGATGATCTACGGGCAGCCACAATTCTTGATAATGGTGAAACTCTATGGACTCTTTTTAGGCGAGAAATTCAAGAGCAGTTAAAGCCAGATGTTATTTTGGTAGATTCAAGAACAGGTATAAATGAATGGGGCGCTTTATCTCTACTACAGGCTGCGGATGAAGCAATTATATTCTTGTTCCCTAACGAGCAAAACCGACAGGGGATTGATCTGCTCCTAAAATCACTTAATTCGTTCGGCAAGTTATCAATCAATTTTGTCTTTTCTCCTGTTCCAGATCTCAGTGAAACTGGCATGAAAAAAGTTACAGAAATTTGGAAGTTATTGTCAGACGTTATAGAAAAAGAACCAAATATGGAGCAAGTAAATGAAACTGATTATGAAATTGCTGATCCATTTATAGTACCTTATCTCCCCCCTATTGCCCTAGCAGATCATTATCCTGTAACTGGACTATTAGACTATTACAACCGAATAGCTAATTTAATTGATGAAGATAACAACCAAAAGCGTTTAGGAGAGATATTAAATACAAAGGATAGTGATGAAAGATGGAGAATAATTGAAAGCCTTAACTTCCCAGCTTTAAATGCTGCTGATCCCAAAGCTAATCTTATTGACTTATTTCAGAAAACAGCTAATTTTGAAAAGTTTTTAGATGGAAGCACCTGTCTTATTAAGGGCAGAAAAGGAACAGGGAAGACTGCGCTATACTCGCTTCTACTAAATCATGAACCAAAAGCTAAAGAATTAGCTAATGGTCGTTTAGATGCTGTAACTTTTTTCTCTGGTCATGGCACATTTGATCAAAGCCGTCCATCGAGAGATGAGTTTCAATTTATTCATCGACAGCTAGGAGAAACTGGAACATGGGAAGCTTTGTGGAGAGCTTATTTGATTCTTAGATTATTTCAGTCTAGACAGTTAAATTTGGCTAGAGGAAATAACATTGAGAAGTTTAATAATTTGAGAAATACTTTATCGAATCTACCTATTGGAAGGTGGCAATCCGAGCATACTCAAGCATTAATTCAACTGACAAACGACGATAATTTTAGATTAATTGTGAAAGATGCTCTAGACTTATTTGGTGAGCAAAAAATCCAGATAAATCAGACTATTTGGATCTTGTATGATGATTTAGATGAAGATTTTTCTGAGAAAAATGGGGTTAGAGAGCAAGCATTAACTGGTCTATTTCAACTTATTCAAGCTTGTGACGCTCGCCGATTAACTTCAGTTAGATTTAAGATTTTCATACGTGAAGATATTTGGAATCGCTTAAACTTTGACAATAAAAGTCATTTTAATGGACGTGATCTTCTTCTAAAGTGGACGAGAGTTGATTTCTTACGCCTTGCCTTACGACAAGCTATGCAATCAAGAGCCTTCAAAAATTTAGTGGATATGACCTCACCTATTGAAAATATTGATACTGCCACTGAAGAAAATTTAAATAAAGCACTGGATTTACTGTGGGGTGTGCGTAGAAGAACTGGTACTAAGGCTAAGTATGTTCATAGATGGGTTTATGAACGCCTATCAGATTTAAGCGGCGCTACTTTCCCTCGAAGTTTAAGTGTATTACTTCAGGGAGCAAAAGAACATGAACTCAGTTACAAGGGACAAGCATCATTAAAATCACCATCTGATCGGTTAATTCGTGGTACATCTTTAGAGAGAGGTCTAGAAAAAGCGTCTGAAGAACGTTGTGATGCAATTAGACAAGAGTATCCAGACTTAGAAAGATTTTTTGAATCTTTAGAAGGTGTTCCAGCATTGCCTACCAAAGAAGAACTTTATGTAGTATGGCAACAAAGTTATCTAGATTCATATCCTGACTTTGATAACTTTTCTGGTTTTTTGAGCGATATAGGATTAGCTAAATGGCGTGAAAAAGAGATTCGATATGGCTTTGCCGATATCTATGTATATGGATTCAAAATGATTCGGAAGGGTGGAAGATAA
- a CDS encoding transposase, with translation MIDSQAVKNTCNAGVESKVFCFYKATNGIKRHLAVDSLGFPFFTHCTKANVSDDQGLIEMFTENIDYFKSKPMNVPKITILLDNGYHPDRIRQELEKIYPQIMSKIKFELSDKPTKAEKASVGKSGFVPIKARWVIERSNAWVERCKILVKNFEKTLFNASTKLNLCFLRLLLIRLAEN, from the coding sequence ATGATTGACTCACAGGCAGTTAAGAATACTTGCAATGCAGGAGTGGAGTCAAAAGTTTTTTGCTTTTACAAAGCCACAAACGGGATCAAAAGACACCTAGCAGTTGATAGTTTAGGATTTCCATTTTTCACTCATTGTACAAAAGCAAATGTAAGTGATGACCAAGGACTAATTGAGATGTTCACAGAAAATATTGATTACTTTAAGTCCAAGCCTATGAATGTCCCTAAGATTACAATTTTGCTGGATAACGGGTATCATCCAGACCGCATTAGGCAGGAGCTAGAGAAGATTTACCCTCAAATTATGAGCAAAATCAAGTTTGAACTATCGGACAAGCCCACTAAAGCAGAAAAAGCATCAGTTGGAAAGTCTGGGTTTGTCCCTATCAAGGCAAGATGGGTAATTGAAAGGTCGAATGCTTGGGTTGAAAGATGTAAGATTTTAGTTAAGAACTTTGAGAAAACTCTATTTAATGCTTCAACAAAATTGAATCTCTGTTTCCTCAGGCTATTGCTCATCAGGCTTGCAGAAAACTAG
- a CDS encoding transposase, translating to MAYTSDLTDKAWEIIEPLLPQKKQTRPSNWTKRQILDAILYQLKNGCNWIDLPKDFPPYSTVFWHYKQWRDAGVITRIMKQLHGMVREHSKKTENGQA from the coding sequence ATGGCTTACACAAGCGACTTAACAGACAAAGCATGGGAAATCATAGAACCATTGTTACCACAGAAAAAGCAGACCAGACCATCTAATTGGACAAAGAGACAAATACTCGATGCCATCCTATACCAACTAAAGAATGGTTGTAATTGGATAGATTTACCCAAAGACTTCCCACCATACTCAACGGTATTTTGGCACTACAAGCAATGGCGAGATGCAGGGGTAATCACAAGAATAATGAAACAACTGCATGGCATGGTGAGAGAACATTCTAAAAAAACAGAAAATGGACAAGCCTGA
- a CDS encoding DUF309 domain-containing protein — MRSLTKTEEYMALDLNSIQFLEAIAQFNKQEFYTCHDLLEAIWMDAYYPEKTFYQGLLQIAVGLYHLGNSNYKGSMILLGEGIGRLRDFQPEYKGVNVSQLIQDSAELLSKIQKSGKGELESKILKLPEIVYISSDEEP, encoded by the coding sequence ATGCGATCCCTTACAAAAACAGAAGAGTATATGGCTTTAGATTTAAACTCTATTCAATTTCTAGAAGCGATCGCCCAATTTAACAAACAAGAATTCTATACCTGCCACGATCTCTTAGAAGCAATATGGATGGATGCTTATTATCCAGAAAAAACTTTTTATCAAGGATTATTGCAAATTGCAGTGGGGCTTTATCACCTTGGAAATTCCAATTACAAGGGCAGCATGATTTTACTGGGTGAAGGCATAGGTCGGCTTAGGGACTTTCAGCCAGAATACAAAGGGGTAAATGTCAGTCAACTAATTCAAGACAGTGCTGAACTGCTGAGCAAAATCCAAAAATCAGGTAAAGGGGAACTAGAAAGCAAAATTCTCAAATTGCCTGAAATTGTTTATATTTCTAGTGATGAAGAGCCATAG